In Bacillus toyonensis BCT-7112, a single window of DNA contains:
- the terS gene encoding phage terminase small subunit yields MARQRSPDRNKAYEIFKEHNGDITNRKIAELLSTSEKTVSEKTVGGWKSKDGWIDKLNGVLHKNELSTPKKDTEYSKKKPGAPKGNKNAVNNRGGAKKGNKNAVGNPGGSAPLRNGNAATHGLYRKYLPQEIYDLKEELKEAVNNDSLSIIWDSIMLQYTQIIHAQRIMFVRDKEDMTKELRKKKLTESGFEEEWEIQFAWDKQASFLNAQSKAMSTLVNLIEKYDRLANTEEQKLRVEKLKKEIAAIKVDGETNQNTEDWKESLMKIAERRRKQKEAEANE; encoded by the coding sequence ATGGCCAGACAACGAAGTCCAGACCGTAACAAAGCGTATGAAATATTTAAAGAACATAACGGTGATATTACGAATCGTAAAATTGCTGAATTGTTGTCTACATCCGAAAAAACTGTAAGCGAAAAAACGGTTGGTGGATGGAAATCCAAAGATGGATGGATAGACAAATTAAATGGAGTACTCCATAAAAATGAACTTAGTACTCCGAAGAAAGATACGGAGTACTCCAAAAAGAAACCAGGGGCACCCAAAGGTAATAAGAATGCTGTAAACAATCGCGGGGGAGCTAAAAAGGGCAATAAAAATGCTGTTGGTAATCCCGGAGGTTCTGCTCCATTGCGCAATGGTAATGCTGCTACTCATGGTTTATATAGAAAGTATTTACCGCAAGAAATATATGATCTGAAAGAAGAATTAAAAGAAGCAGTTAACAATGATTCATTATCAATCATTTGGGATAGCATTATGTTGCAGTACACTCAAATCATTCATGCTCAACGTATCATGTTTGTTAGGGATAAAGAGGACATGACAAAGGAACTGCGAAAGAAAAAACTTACCGAAAGTGGATTCGAGGAAGAATGGGAAATTCAATTCGCCTGGGATAAGCAAGCTAGTTTCTTAAATGCTCAATCGAAAGCAATGTCAACATTAGTAAATCTTATTGAAAAATACGATAGGTTAGCTAATACAGAAGAACAAAAACTACGAGTTGAGAAACTCAAGAAAGAAATCGCTGCTATTAAAGTTGATGGCGAAACTAACCAGAATACAGAAGACTGGAAAGAGTCACTTATGAAGATAGCGGAGCGCAGACGTAAACAAAAGGAAGCTGAAGCTAATGAGTAG
- a CDS encoding DEAD/DEAH box helicase family protein, with amino-acid sequence MSSTAFSEFMEIIDVYWDDPVAFAEDMLGFYPDEWQRKVLMDLAQSPKVSVRSGQGVGKTGLESVVVIWFLCCRPNPKVICTAPTKEQLFTVLWAEIAKWLEGSAVKNLLKWTKTRVYMIGSEERWFATARTATKPENMQGFHEDYMLFVCDEASGIADPIMEAILGTLSGAENKLFLCGNPTRTSGVFYDSHNRDRDLYKIHKVSSLDSPRTSKDNIEVLKKKYGEGSDVWRVRVLGEFPKAEADAFIPLEIVEQAASCKVEPTGETLDLGVDVARFGDDETVIAPRIGNKVFKLLNHYKQDTMETAGHVLKLAKEYMAKYKQLKRVDIKVDDSGVGGGVTDRLKEVIKSERLPFKVYPVVNNGKPLDDEHYDNAGAEGWAVVRDLLEENMKAFIQGEEPTMEIPNDEKMISQFSSRKYRITSRGKIALERKEEMKKRGLQSPDRADAIVLAFYKPKVVMGGKVKRV; translated from the coding sequence ATGAGTAGTACTGCTTTTAGTGAGTTCATGGAGATAATCGATGTTTATTGGGATGATCCAGTTGCGTTTGCTGAAGATATGCTTGGTTTTTATCCGGATGAATGGCAAAGAAAAGTTCTTATGGATTTAGCACAAAGTCCAAAGGTTTCTGTGCGTTCTGGTCAAGGTGTTGGTAAAACAGGTCTTGAGTCAGTTGTTGTTATTTGGTTCCTCTGCTGTAGACCGAACCCAAAAGTTATTTGTACAGCCCCTACAAAGGAACAGTTATTTACTGTACTTTGGGCCGAAATAGCTAAATGGTTAGAAGGTAGTGCAGTTAAAAATCTTCTTAAATGGACTAAAACACGAGTATACATGATTGGTAGTGAAGAACGTTGGTTTGCTACTGCTAGAACAGCAACGAAGCCGGAGAATATGCAGGGTTTCCACGAAGATTATATGTTATTTGTATGTGATGAAGCTTCTGGTATAGCAGATCCTATTATGGAAGCTATACTTGGTACTTTATCTGGCGCAGAAAATAAATTGTTTTTATGCGGAAACCCAACAAGAACAAGCGGTGTTTTTTATGATTCTCATAATCGTGACAGAGATTTATATAAAATACATAAAGTCTCTAGCTTAGATAGCCCTCGAACCAGTAAAGACAATATAGAAGTATTAAAAAAGAAATATGGTGAGGGTTCAGATGTTTGGCGTGTACGTGTACTTGGTGAATTTCCTAAAGCAGAAGCAGATGCTTTTATTCCACTAGAGATTGTAGAGCAAGCAGCATCTTGTAAAGTAGAGCCGACTGGTGAAACACTTGACTTAGGTGTTGACGTTGCGCGATTTGGTGATGATGAAACTGTAATTGCTCCAAGGATAGGAAATAAAGTCTTTAAATTATTAAACCACTATAAACAAGATACTATGGAAACTGCTGGTCATGTATTGAAATTAGCTAAGGAATACATGGCAAAGTACAAGCAGTTAAAAAGAGTTGATATAAAAGTCGATGATAGTGGTGTTGGTGGTGGTGTTACGGACAGATTGAAAGAAGTTATTAAATCTGAACGATTACCATTCAAAGTATATCCGGTTGTGAATAACGGGAAGCCGCTTGATGATGAGCATTATGATAATGCAGGTGCAGAAGGTTGGGCCGTAGTAAGAGATTTACTTGAAGAGAATATGAAAGCATTTATACAGGGTGAAGAACCTACAATGGAGATTCCAAATGATGAAAAAATGATTTCTCAATTTTCTAGCCGTAAATACAGAATAACAAGTAGAGGTAAGATTGCATTAGAGCGAAAAGAAGAAATGAAGAAACGCGGATTGCAATCGCCCGATAGAGCAGATGCTATAGTTCTAGCCTTCTATAAACCAAAAGTAGTTATGGGCGGTAAGGTTAAAAGAGTGTAG